A window from Melitaea cinxia chromosome 5, ilMelCinx1.1, whole genome shotgun sequence encodes these proteins:
- the LOC123654067 gene encoding digestive cysteine proteinase 2-like yields the protein MFLIKLKILFLLAATAAAKSIKDEELSSLRWAKQYSFEATKSSLTSALVEDISYWRTSKKCRIDYNKGATKMIFEKGSRRGSPGVVYKLHPETTEEYTNKMVCAKREGKPSRLVKLLDILPSTDDFTHVGKEILDVGEVHKFVYENDEELNKKTKKVLWASLDKKSYTWIPVKLEEFEFNTWLGNLKSHYVWNIFNYKNEVDSSVFDVEEYSCNEDASGAASKIDVNNKLHVDFAFEMYKDAHNKQYQDENEHEMRRKIFEKNLRLIQAHNLKNNSFSLGINKFTDQTPEEMRRRKGLMRRKEGEVGNVPFPYTTSKIKEIAETLPKQYDLRLFGVISPVGDQEDCGSCWTFGTTAAVEGALARNNGGRLLRLANQALVDCAWGFGVAGCDGGSDTAAYHWMMEYGLPTVEEYGPYKNKDGFCQIENMTVTYPIKGFTDVTPFSVEALKVALVNHGPLSVSIDATELLQAYTGGVLYDPSCNPSALNHEVTLVGYGEQDGETYWIVRNSWGTNWGIDGYFHMSTRDNSCGITTEPTYVVF from the exons atgtttttaataaaactgaaaatattatttttactcgCCGCTACAGCGGCAGCAAAATCCA tcaagGACGAAGAATTATCCTCTCTAAGATGGGCAAAACAATACTCATTTGAGGCAACAAAATCATCGCTTACATCCGCTTTAGTTGAAGATATATCTTACTG gcgCACAAGCAAAAAATGCCGAATTGATTACAATAAAGGTGCAACGAAAATGATTTTCGAAAAGGGAAGTAGGAGGGGTAGTCCTGGCGTCGTGTATAAG CTCCATCCCGAAACTACAGAAGAGTACACCAATAAAATGGTATGCGCCAAACGCGAAGGAAAGCCGTCGAGACTAGTCAAATTACTAGATATTTTACCGTCTACCGATGATTTCACACACGTGG GCAAAGAAATTTTAGATGTCGGAGAAGTTCATAAATTCGTTTACGAAAACGATGAAGAACTaaataagaaaactaaaaaagttCTATGGGCCTCCTTAGATAAGAAATCTTACACTTGGATACCCGTAAA GCTAGAAGAATTTGAGTTTAACACATGGTTGGGTAATTTAAAGAGTCACTATGTATGgaatatatttaactataaaaatgAAGTAGATTCAAGCGTTTTTGATGTCGAAGAAT atAGCTGTAACGAAGATGCTAGCGGAGCTGCCTCTAAAATTGAcgtcaataataaattacacgTGGATTTCGCCTTCGAAAT gTATAAAGATGCACACAACAAACAATACCAAGATGAAAATGAGCACGAAATGAGAAGAAAAATCTTCGAAAAAAACTTgag ATTGATTCAAGCGCAtaaccttaaaaataatagcTTCAGTCttggtataaataaatttaccgaCCAAACGCCTGAAGAAATGCGAAGGAGGAAAGGACTTATGCGGCGAAAGGAGGGCGAGGTTGGCAACGTTCCATTCCCGTACACGACatcaaaaattaaagaaatagcTGAAACTCTACCAAAGCAATATGATTTGAGACTTTTTGGAGTTATATCCCCAGTGGGAG atcaGGAAGACTGTGGTTCCTGTTGGACGTTCGGTACAACAGCTGCTGTCGAGGGTGCTTTAGCCCGTAATAATGGAGGCAGACTTTTAAGACTTGCTAATCAGGCTCTTGTCGATTGCGCTTGGGG atTTGGTGTTGCTGGGTGCGACGGTGGAAGTGACACAGCTGCTTATCATTGGATGATGGAATACGGCTTACCCACTGTTGAGGAATACGGCCcatataaaaacaaa gatGGTTTTTGCCAAATAGAAAATATGACGGTAACATATCCTATCAAAGGATTTACTGACGTCACTCCGTTTAGTGTTGAGGCATTGAAG GTTGCGTTAGTTAATCACGGTCCTCTATCTGTTTCCATTGATGCTACAGAACTCCTTCAAGCGTATACCGGCGGAGTACTTTACGACCCTAGTTG CAATCCATCAGCTTTGAATCATGAAGTAACTCTCGTAGGATACGGAGAACAAGATGGTGAAACTTACTGGATTGTCAGGAACTCATGGGGAACGAACTGGGGTATCGATGGCTATTTCCACATGTCCACTCGCGACAACAGCTGTGGTATCACCACAGAACCTACTTATGTTGTTTTCTAA